The following nucleotide sequence is from Falco naumanni isolate bFalNau1 chromosome 6, bFalNau1.pat, whole genome shotgun sequence.
ACATCTGCAGCAGGCAAACCATGAGGAAGAGTCTCTTTGCCCCTACAGTCACTTCGCCTTTGATTTAAAACCTTCACCCACTTCCACAAAGGACAATGGAGGAGCAATACGTTTCCAAACTCCACCCCATAGTGGATTATGGAGCAGGGGTCTTTCTTCTGATCATAGGTGAGTTCTGCCTTCACAGCCTGCTTGTTTGCTTGAAGCCTAGGAGCAGGCACATGGGGGCTGCCCCATCCGTGCTGCGGTCAGCCAGAGGAAGCTGGAGGGAAATGACAGAAAATCGGTTTCCACACAGGATCCCCTCCTTAGTGCTTTTGAGTGCATTGAATGCCAGGATTAATCTTCACTCTCAGGTTTGCAATCTTTTGTTTCGATGCTGAAGACTTGCCAGCACAAGTTTGCGGCATCACGAGTGTTCGAAATAAGTTGTCTACCGCTTATCCTGGCATACCAGCCCCGTGAACTGGGAGAGGAGGCAGCCCATCTCATAaggctgagcagggcagagcagctttggtCTGACCCTTGGTGGGGGCAGGAGGTGTCATTATGCTTGAAGAGCAGCTGTGTCTTGGTAGGGTGAACTGGTATAAAATAGCAAGGGGTTTCCAAATGGCAGGTCAGGTTTTATAATGGCCTCTTTGCCCTGCTGAAGGCAGATTAACAGTGAAATACAAGTGGGGATATCTCCTTCTGCTTCACCATGGCTTTAGCTaagtgttttcttccttgtctgtTTATTGCATGTACCCATGTGATTTGTTTACTACCATTATAGATTTGGAGAGGAGCGGAATTGGTTTAGGCATGCAGTCCCACTGAATTTTGCTAAGATGCAAGTACCTTCCTCCCTTCAGCTCACTTGAAAACCCTGGTTGGGATGGATTTAAGAAAGACAAGTGTGTGTTTTTATGTGGTTCAGTAAAGAGACTTTGAGCGGCAATGCTGGGCTTTAGAATTTCACATCTCACCCCTGTTCCTGCACACTTCCCTGCACTGCACTGTGCTGTCCCCTCAGTTGTACTGACAGCAGAGAGCACAACTCAGGGTGAGAAAAATCACTATCTGCAAAACAACAAAGGGTTTTTCTTCTAATCCAAGCCAGGGTGCCAGCTCCTTTCTCACACAAATGTAAATATGTAGATGCAGTTAGGTAATGGGATGGGGCAGCAACAAAGGGCTGGAGGCTGGAGGTCCCCCTGCAGCTATTGCTCTTGTGCCACCATGCTACAGTCTCACACTTCTAAAGGGCTTTTAGGTACCTAAACTTCAGGCATAGCTTCCAGCACTGGATCAAGAGCCCAGTGTGGCAGCCAGGCTCACTACATCATGTAGGGAGTCTCACAAGCATCCCATATACAAAGCAGTGAGCTTAACTGAAAACCATGTTGTATTTATCCATAGCTTTGCCACCTCACTGGGGGCTGCAGGAAGGCCTATTTGTCCcctgaaaacatgttttcattagGAAGCAACAAGGCCAGGGCATGGGCTGCAACACTCCCCCCAGTCCTCTCTGCTATTTGATTACTAGCCCGCTCTTGCAGTTTTGTCCCACGCCAGCCATCAGCCTCACAGGCAGTGGGACGGAGGGGAACAGCATCCGTCAGAGCAAAAGAGAGGGTGGACCTTGATGTCCACCTCTGATGGTAAAACTAAGAGCTGCTTCCCTACCCCTTGCCTAGTGGTTAGGGCTCTCAGAGAAGTGAACAAGGTTCATTTGCCTCCTGAAGCCTGAGGATGTTCCAGCCTGCGGCTGTCATTTGGCAGGAGAGTGCTCTTCCCACCAGGTTGCTGTCTGTCAGCAGGTGGTCCCACACCAAGCCACCGCAGGCATCTCTGTGCGAGCAGACACCCGCCTCTTGAGAGCTGAGGGGACTCTTCAGGCATATCCAGAGGTGCCAAGTGAATGTTGTCAGAAAGTGAATGGATGAGggatggggggtgtgtgtgtctcagATTTGTACCTCTGTTTCATTTAAGGCTTTCTCTTGACATCTCCTGCCTATTCTTGGATTTATGCCAATGTATTTATTCCGTTTTGTTGTATGTGCCTTGATTAATTCCCTCCGTGGGCACTTCATTATGTGGCATCTGTGAGCAAACGCAGCCTTTCTGCATTCACAGCAACAAGGGAACATGACAGAAcgtttttttctgttttcctatttCACTTCTGACTTTTAGAGGACACCTTCTCAGGAAAACCTTTGATCAAAACGTAGCTCCAGCACAACGTTcacttgaaagaaaagagaaaattagttGTTCGTCATATGTACTTTTGACACTGTTGTCATGAATGCTTTGAAGCCCTATGGCGTATCTGAATAATGTATGTCTGACAGGTCCTTTTGCAAAGCGATCTCCAGTCTGTTGCATGCCTCTGGCTAAACAGTTTCTGTGGTCTGTCTCACTGCACTCAGAGACCACCAGAACAGTGTGGGTGCCTGAACTGTGACACACGATGATTCTCATCCGCTTGACCAGTGAGGACCATGAGCTGCCCGGCCAGCACATGTTGACTATCGAGGCAGCTCAGAGCCGGGAGGCTTGTGCTGGGGCTCCAGTGGAAGGTGCACTGCAAAGAGGGAAGGCTTTGGGAAGTGGAGGGCACCATATGAGAGGAGGGAAccagcaggcaggacagctggagTTCTTCAGTAGGAGGAAGAAGTGAGGATATTACCAGGGAAAAATGAAGGTGCATAGGTCCATTTTACTTGATGGTGTGTTGTGCAAGATACTGTAAGAGTGGAGCGAATGGATGTGAGCTATTCACATGAGGTAGGAGCCACAGGGGAATAGGTGGGATATAGTGCATGGAGAGGGGTGTGTGACATGGAAGCGAAGAGTTATAGTGTGGTGATATGAAGGGGCAAGATATGGTCTGCTATTCATATGACAACATTTCCCCCAGTGGGTAAGGCTGGTCAGCACTGCAGGAGGCTGTGAACAGAAATCTGAAGCGCTCTTTGCTCTAGCAGCTCCATAGTGAAATACCTCCTGACTGGGAAATCCCTGTCTAGCAGGGAGGCAGGAACTGAAACCCAAGAGCTGGCTGAAGCAAAGCAGTGGATGCTGTGGTGAGGATGCTGAGCTGTGTAGCAGCTCTTAGAGATGCCATCTAGGTGGCATTTCCTATCTGCCACCCGAGAGAACAAGTTTCCTCACCATGAGCTGAAGAACATGGTTTCATAGCAGGGCATAGCAGATGCACACCGGTGTCTTTTAAAGCATCAGCACAGCAGTGTCTTGGCCTGGGAGGTGCTGAATTCTGGCTAGTCTCCCAGTCTGTCCTGTCTTCTAGACTTTAGTCTTAGGCTAACGACCATAATTTTTCACATCCTTTGTATAATCAATGGATTTCACAGGTGTGTTAACTATGTGATATTATTGTCTgtgctgatttttctctttcagccaTCCTGACAATCCTTGGAAATTCAGCTGTCCTTGCTACAGCTGTGAAACGCTCTTCCCTCCTGAAGTCACCAGAGCTGCTTACAGTTAACTTGGCAGTAGCAGATATTGGAATGGCAATCAGCATGTATCCACTGGCCATTGCATCCGCCTGGAACCATGCTTGGCTGGGAGGAGATGCATCCTGCATATATTATGCTCTGATGGGTTTCCTTTTTGGTGTCTGCAGCATGATGACCCTATGTGCCATGGCTGTGATTCGATTCCTTGTTACCAATTCATCCAAATCTAACAGTAAGTAATTACATTTCTGGTAACCTTGTAGTGATGCATTTGGGCTATTGTGTTCCGAGAGATACTTTGTGGAACGTGGCATGGAGCATCAGTTCAGTAACTGTAGGAATAAGCCTCAAATTTTAGTCCAATATGAAGCCCTTATATTCCTAGAAGGATCTGCTTAAACTTCCTATTAAACAACGAGAATTCTCACTTCTCAGTAATACCAAGTGAAACCGCCTCAGAGTGGAGAGCCCAAATGCTTTGGTGGACTAGACTGTCTTGTCTTCCTATTTGTGTGCAAGCAGACATACTGGAATTTGAGAGGAAGGAGTATTCTCCTGGTGTTCCTGGCCTGGGAGCACAGTACATTCGAGATCAACTTGATCTTGTAAAGCTCCCTGACTTGGTAAACTTAAGATCAGCACTGAGGGCTGCACTCAGGTCTCACCCAATCCATGGACTCTCTTTGTTATGTTTCTCAAGAAGACCAAGGCTTAGGGAaccgcagcagcagcccagataTATCTATAGCCACCACTCTTCTGTTTGAGAAGAAGTTATAGCAAAAAAAACGTGGCTGAGATGAGATCCATATATGCTTGCTCTGTCTCTTGCTTGCAGGTAACAAAATCACCAAGAACACTGTTCGCATCTTGATTACTTTCATCTGGCTCTACTCCTTGCTCTGGGCCATTCTGCCCTTGGTAGGCTGGGGCTACTATGGCCCTGAGCCATTTGGCATCTCTTGTACAATAGCCTGGAGCAAGTTCCACAACTCCTCCAATGGCTTTTCATTCATCCTGAGCATGTTCCTCCTGTGCACAGTCCTGCCTGCACTGACCATTGTTGCCTGTTACTTGGGAATCGCCTGGAAGGTTCATAAAGCATACCAAGAGATCCAGAATATTGACAGGATCCCTAATGCAGCTAAA
It contains:
- the LOC121089729 gene encoding opsin-5-like; translation: MEEQYVSKLHPIVDYGAGVFLLIIAILTILGNSAVLATAVKRSSLLKSPELLTVNLAVADIGMAISMYPLAIASAWNHAWLGGDASCIYYALMGFLFGVCSMMTLCAMAVIRFLVTNSSKSNSNKITKNTVRILITFIWLYSLLWAILPLVGWGYYGPEPFGISCTIAWSKFHNSSNGFSFILSMFLLCTVLPALTIVACYLGIAWKVHKAYQEIQNIDRIPNAAKLEKKLTLMAVLISVGFLSSWTPYAAASFWSIFNSSGSLQPIVTLLPCLFAKSSTAYNPFIYYIFSKTFRCEIKQLQRCCGWRVHFFSTDNSAENPVSMMWSGRDNVRLSAAAKVENQAAASR